One segment of Phaeacidiphilus oryzae TH49 DNA contains the following:
- a CDS encoding YggT family protein gives MNVFLEVVYIALEVFLILLLFRLVVDWVFQFARGWRPKRGMVVVLESTYTVTDPPLKLLRRFIPPLRLGGVALDLSFFVLMIIVWILISVVGGL, from the coding sequence ATGAACGTCTTCCTCGAAGTCGTGTACATCGCGCTTGAGGTCTTCCTGATCCTCCTGCTGTTCCGCCTGGTGGTGGACTGGGTGTTCCAGTTCGCCCGCGGCTGGCGGCCGAAGCGGGGCATGGTGGTCGTGCTTGAATCCACCTATACCGTGACGGACCCGCCACTCAAGCTTCTGCGGCGGTTCATTCCGCCGTTGCGTCTCGGGGGCGTGGCGCTCGACCTGTCCTTCTTCGTACTGATGATCATTGTCTGGATCCTGATCTCCGTCGTAGGCGGGCTGTGA
- a CDS encoding DivIVA domain-containing protein: protein MPLTPEDVRNKQFTTVRLREGYDEDEVDAFLDEVEAELTRLLRENEDLRAKLAAASRAAAQNQQRKPEPQDQHQRPGGAPVPAAISGPPAPGQQAGQPTQAMPQMPQQMGHPGPPQLAGPPQLPGAPQLPGPGGHGPGPMGGPGGPGHHGPGPMGGPMGGPGQQHQQQLQQHQQHQQPHLPQQQQGGGDSASRVLALAQQTADQAIAEARSEANKIVGEARSRAEGLERDARAKADALERDAQEKHRVAMGSLESARATLERKVEDLRAFEREYRTRLKSYLETQLRQLENQADDSLAPPRTPATASLPPAASSMSSMSPVGASPMGGQTFGGNQSFGGGSASGPNAGGNGGPSFGGFSGAGSSAQQHGAAGGNGRGGVGAQNGGGPTGGGQQQMAPTMTQPMAAVRPQPPQPMQQAPTPMRGFLIDEENDS, encoded by the coding sequence ATGCCGTTGACCCCCGAGGACGTTCGGAACAAGCAGTTCACGACCGTCCGCCTCCGCGAGGGCTATGACGAGGACGAGGTCGATGCCTTCCTCGATGAGGTCGAGGCGGAGCTGACCCGGCTTCTGCGGGAGAACGAGGACCTGCGCGCCAAGCTGGCCGCGGCGAGCCGTGCGGCCGCCCAGAACCAGCAGCGCAAGCCCGAACCGCAGGACCAGCACCAGCGTCCGGGCGGTGCCCCCGTCCCCGCCGCCATATCCGGCCCGCCGGCCCCGGGCCAGCAGGCCGGGCAGCCGACCCAGGCGATGCCGCAGATGCCGCAGCAGATGGGCCACCCCGGCCCGCCGCAGCTGGCCGGCCCGCCCCAGCTTCCGGGCGCCCCGCAGCTGCCCGGCCCCGGCGGCCACGGCCCCGGCCCGATGGGCGGCCCCGGCGGTCCCGGCCACCACGGTCCGGGCCCGATGGGCGGCCCCATGGGCGGCCCTGGTCAGCAGCACCAGCAGCAGCTTCAGCAGCACCAGCAACACCAGCAGCCCCACCTGCCGCAGCAGCAGCAGGGTGGCGGTGACAGCGCCTCCCGCGTGCTCGCCCTCGCGCAGCAGACCGCGGACCAGGCCATCGCCGAGGCGCGTTCCGAGGCCAACAAGATCGTCGGCGAGGCCCGCAGCCGCGCCGAGGGTCTGGAGCGGGACGCCCGCGCCAAGGCCGACGCGCTGGAGCGGGACGCGCAGGAGAAGCACCGCGTCGCGATGGGCTCCCTGGAGTCCGCCCGCGCCACGCTGGAGCGCAAGGTCGAGGACCTGCGCGCCTTCGAGCGCGAGTACCGCACGCGGCTGAAGTCCTACCTGGAGACCCAGCTGCGCCAGCTGGAGAACCAGGCGGACGACTCGCTCGCCCCGCCGCGCACCCCGGCCACCGCCTCGCTGCCCCCGGCGGCCTCGTCCATGTCGTCGATGTCTCCGGTCGGAGCGTCCCCGATGGGCGGCCAGACCTTCGGTGGCAACCAGAGCTTCGGCGGCGGCTCGGCCTCCGGCCCGAACGCGGGCGGCAACGGCGGTCCCAGCTTCGGCGGCTTCTCCGGCGCGGGCTCCTCCGCGCAGCAGCACGGGGCGGCCGGCGGCAACGGTCGCGGCGGCGTCGGCGCCCAGAACGGCGGCGGCCCGACCGGTGGCGGCCAGCAGCAGATGGCTCCCACCATGACCCAGCCGATGGCGGCGGTCCGCCCGCAGCCTCCGCAGCCGATGCAGCAGGCCCCGACGCCGATGCGCGGCTTCCTCATCGACGAGGAGAACGACAGCTGA